GACTGAGTTAATTCAACTACCCCTAAATTTGGTGCTAAATGCCCACCGTTTTTACTTGTAATCTCTACAAGAGTATCTCTAATTTCCTGGCTTTCCTTTTGTAACTTATTAATATATTCCTTATCTACCCTCATCTTTTTCCATCCTTAAGCTTGAATATAACCTTTAAACACAAAAGCTACAACCACTCCTAATATAGCCCCTACTAATACTTCTAATGGACTGTGTCCTAAAAGCTCTTTTAATTTTTCATCATGCAGTTTCTCTCCAACTTTTGCTGCAAATCTATCCAGTAAAGTATTTAAAAGCCCTGCATGTTTTCCTGCTGCTCTTCTAATTCCAGCAGCATCATACATCACTACTCCAGCTAAAACAAATGAAATAGCAAATATTGTACTTTGGGTTCCATGAGCTAATCCTATAGCTGTACTTAATGATGCCATAGTTGAAGAGTGGGAACTTGGCATTCCTCCAGTTTCAAAAATTCTTTTCATATTTAGTTTTCTATCAATAAATATTGTAGTTATAACTTTATAAAACTGGGCTATAAACCAAGCTATAAATACTACATCTAGAATTCTATTTCCTAAAATTATTCCTTTTTCCATAGTTTCCCCACTCTCTTTTAATTTTTTATTTAACTGCTTTTAATTCTAGTGATATTGTTGGTTTATCTTGATTTTCTTTGTAGAATATTATAGTTCTTCCAATTATTCCTACAACTTCTGCCTCTATCATTTCAGCTATTTGGTAAGCTACTTCATTTTTATCCGCTTCTGAATTTTGAAGTATTTTTACTTTAATAAGTTCTCTTGGAATTAATGCCTCTAAAACTCCTTGTGCTAATGTTTCAGAGAATCCCTCTTTTCCTATTCTAAATATTGGCTCTAAATTGTGAGCTCTCTTTCTTAAAAACGCTCTTTTTTTGCTTGTTAAACTCATTTTATCTCCTCTTTATCTTTAATTATATTTTTTATTATACATCCATAATTATTGGTAGAATAACTGGTGTTCTTTTAATTCTATTGTAGAAGAACTTTCCTGCTACATCTCTAACGCTATTCTTTATTACTGTCCAATCTTTTATTGCACTATTTTCAAACTCTTTTAATTTTACTTTTATCTGTTCATTAGCTTCATTTAATATTTCATCAGAATCTCTTGAGTATACAAATCCTCTAGTAACAATATCAGGACCACTTAATACTTTTCCTGTTTCCTTATCTAAAGCAAATACTACAATTACTACTCCATCTTGTGATAACTGTTGTCTATCTTTTAGAACTATATGTCCAATATCTCCAACACCAAGACCATCAACCAATGTAGCTCCTGCATTAACTTTTCCTTTTATCTTCGCACTAGTTTTTGTTACTTCTACTTTGCTTCCGTTAGTAGCTATTACTATATTACTTTTAGGAATTCCAGTCTCTATTGCTGTTTCTTTATGAGCTTTTAACATTTTAAACTCTCCATGAACAGGCATAAAATGTTTAGGTTTTATTAAATTTAACATTAGCTTTTGCTCTTCTTTACTTGCATGCCCTGAAACATGTATTCCAGCTATTTTTTTAAATACAACTTCTGCTTCATATTTTAAAAGACTATTTATGTTATTTGAAACAGCTCTCTCATTTCCTGGAATTGGAGTTGCTGAAATTATAACAGTATCTCCCTCTTTTACTTTTGTATGTTTATGCATATTTTTGGCTATTCTTGATAACGCTGCCATTGGCTCACCTTGAGTTCCTGTACACAGAATAACAACTTTATTATCTCTCATTTTATCAACATCTGATAAGTTTATCATAATATTTTCAGGAAGCTTTAAATATCCTAAAGTTGCCGCTATATCAAAAACTTTAATTAAGCTTCTTCCATCTATTGCAATTTTTCTTCCATGTTCATGAGCTATATTTACAATCTGTTGAAGTCTATGAACGTGAGATGCAAATGCTGCTATTATAATTCTTCCTTTTGCTTTTGCAAATTCAACTTTAAAAGCTTCTCCAACACTTCTTTCAGATGGAGTAAATCCATCTATTTCTGAGTTTGTTGAATCTGAAAGTAATAAATCTACTCCCTCTTCACCAATTTGCGCAAGTCTTAAAAAATCCACTCCGTCTCCGTCAACTGGTGTTAAATCAATTTTAAAATCTCCTGTATACATTACTCTTCCTGCTGGAGTTGTAACAACAACTGCATAAGCATCTGCTATTGAGTGTGTAACGCCTACAAATTCAACCTCAAAATATTTTCCAACTCTTATCTTATCTCTTCCTTTTACCTCTCTCATTTTAGGAAGTACTTTTGAAACTTCTCCACTTTCAAACTTAGCTTTTATTAATGCTAATGTTAACTTTCCTCCATGAAGAGGTACATTTTTATCTATTTTTTGATATAAATAAGGCACAGATCCAATATGGTCCTCATGACCATGAGTTATAAATAGCCCTTTTATTTTATCTTTGTTACTTTCGATATAGCTGAAATCTGGAATAACTAAATCTATTCCTAATAATCCATCATCTGGGAAAGTAACTCCAGAATCAATAATAATAATTTCATCTCTATATTGAACTAAAGTCATATTTTTTCCAATTTCATCTAATCCACCTAAAGGAATAACATACATTTTTTCCTCTTTTTCAGTTTTTAAAATTGGTTTTTTAACCTCTTCTTCAGCTTCAACTTTTTTTGCTGGAACTCTTTTTTTAGGTGCTTGAGGTCTTTGTTGTTGAGTTGTTTTAACTTCAACTGTCTTTACATCATTATTTTTTTTAGTTTCATTTAAAACCTCAGTATTTGGAGCTTTTTCTCCTTGCTTTGGTTTATTATAATATTTTCTTCGTCTTGTTTTTTTCTTTGTTGCGTCTTTCTCCTTTTCAACAATATTTTCTAAATTCATTTCATCTCCTCATTGTAATATTCCAAATATTTGTCCACAAATTTTTTAGCAACTCCTCCAGCAACACGGCCTCCTCCTCCAGCTCCTTCTAATAGAACTGTAAATACAATCTTAGGCTGCTTGTCTGCTGGAAAATATCCTGCAACAAGAGCATGAGTTTCATCAAATCTTGAATTCTGAGATGATCCACTTTTTGCTCCTATAACCAATCCAGGGGTTCTTAATGCTTTTGTTGTTCCGTTATCCTTTTCAACAGTATTTATTAATGCTTTATTTAAAACATCATAATACCAACTTGGATAATTTGTTTCATACAAAACCTCTGGCTTTATCTCTACTTTTTCACTACCGTTTTCCATATAGTCTACAACATGGGGTACATAAGCTTTTCCTCTATTTGCAAGTCCCATATAGGATACTGCAACTTGCATAGGTGTAGCTAAAAGATACCCTTGTCCTATTGACAAGATTATTGTATCTCCTTTAAACCAACCTTGTTTAAATCTTTTCTTTTTCCATTTTTCACTTGGTAATATTCCTGCTCTCTCTCCAAAAACATCTATTTTAGATAGTTTACCATAACCGAAATTTCCAGCTACATCTATAATTGGTTCATGCCCAAATTGGTCAGCATATTTGTAATAATATGGATTTACAGATTCTACTATAGATTTTTCAAAATCAACCGTTCCATGTCCACCCTTTTTCCAAGCTCTCCAACTCCATTTTCCAATGCTATAAACACCATTGTCAAATATTTTTGTTTTAGGATCTAAACCATTATTAAAAAATGCAAATGCTGAAAATGGCTTAAATACTGAACCTGGTGGATATTCTCCTGATATACTTTTATTTGTTAATGGCTTTCTTGGGTCATTTGTTATTTGGTCCCAATCCTCTTGAGAAATTTTAGAACTAAACGTAGTCAGTGAATATGTTGGATAACTTACTAATGTTAATACTTTTCCTGTTTGAGCCTCTATTGCTACTAAAGCTCCTGATAGATTCTCCTCTTGGAAAACTTCTTCCATATACTTTTGTAATCTCATATCTAAAGATAAATGTAGGTTATATCCTGGAGTTGGATCTTTACTTTTTTCAATTTTTTGAGCTTTATTCAAAGCATTAACCTCAATATAATCATATCCAGGTTTCCCTTTCATTTGAGAATCATAAATTTTTTCAATTCCAGTTTTTCCAACAATATCTCTTGGAGAATATCCATCCTCTTTCAAATTTTCATACTCTTTTTCTGTTATCTTTTTTACATACCCAATTGTATGTGCTGCTAATGAATCATGTATATATTTTCTTTTAGAATAGCTTTGAACTTCCAAATATGAATAATCTCCAATTTTTTCCATTAATTTATGAGCTAAATCCAAATCTAAATCTTCTACCAGAATATTTTCTTTAGTATAAGGTACAATTTCTCCGTACTTTATCCTTTTTTGTAAATAATCTTCACTATATCCAGTTGCTTCACTCATCTCTTTTAATTGTTCATTAGTTACAACTCTTTGGTTCAAATATACCAATCTATACCCCAGTGTATTAGTAACAACTAATTCACCATTAGAATCATATATATTTCCTCTTTCTGCATCAATTTTTCTTAATTTAACTCTATTTTTTTGAGCTAAATAATTATACTTATCTTTTTGTAAAATTTGTAAATATGCCATTCTACTTCCTAGTAATACAAATACTAGAAAAATAAATACTTTATATATTTCCCCTCTAAATTCGAAACTTTTTCCTAACTTTATTCCAAGATCTTTTTTCACTTAGTTGCTCTCCTCATATATAATAAATTAATTATAAAATAAAATACTGAAAGAAATAACACATTTACTATTACAAATGGACTTTTCACGAAAATTTTCCATGCCACTATTTGCAAAAGTGAAAGTATATAAAGATTTCCAATATTATAATCAAAGTTTATAAAATATAGGTGATAAAAAATAATATTTATCCCAACGAACAAAAAAGCAAACGCAGGTTCTCTCGAATGAAGAGCTAATATAACTGCTAATAACGGAAATAAAAATGCTATTTTTTTATCTTTTCTATAAGATAAATAAGCCAAGTACGGCATTATTAAAAATCCTTTTGATGTTGTTTGAGGAATGTTATCCAATATAAAAATAAATAAAATTGAGATAAAATCTAGCATTTCCACTCCTTTTAATTCTAATCTATTAAAATATTTATCTTGTTACTTAAACTATTGTTTTCTAACATATTACTTATATTTAATTTTTTTGCAATTTTTAATGCTGTATAGTAATCTTCACTATTATACTCTATCACAGATTTATCTAATTTTTTAGAATCCTCTTTTAAAGTGACATTTTTATATCCAGAACTTTCTAACTCTTTTAAAGCTGATTTAGCTTCTGCCGTTGTTCCTTTAATTTCAATTTTAAAGTCAATGTCTTTTTCTTTTCCAAGTATTAATACAACACTCGCTAATGTCGGAATATCACTATCTTCTTTTATCTTAAAATATTTTTCATTTACATTAGCTAATATATTTTCAATATTCTCTTTACTAATTTCATTGATTTTAATCAAACTATAGTTTGTATTTTTTTCGTAGTTAGCTGCTGTATAAGTTAAAGCTAATTTATTTTTTAAATTTTCTCCAGTCTTTCTAGCATAACCACCTACTCCATTTGCGTTTAATATATCTACAACTAAATTTGTTGAACCTTTTAATTCTCCACCATATAAATCAGCAAATAAAGATTGTGTTCCTGATGTTAAAATATATTTTTTATCATCTATTACCATTTCAGGGATATTTCTTGCATTTTTTACATTTAAAGCTATCTCACTATATTTTATAACTTTATAGTTTTGAACTTTTTCAGGTAAAAAATTATTTATTGAGTCTATCACCATTTTATAGTTTTTAGAATCCACTAATTTTTTTATTGTTGTTTCCTTATCTACTTGAACATCAAAGGGTATTTTCACTGCTAGTTTATCTTCGTATACTACAATAATGTTATTTTTACCTATTATTGCATATCTTTCCCAATTCTCTAAATTTTTATTAGTTTTATTTAAATTATATGTTAAAAATACACCTAATATACCTATCACTATTATTGCTAATAGTAAGCCTCCTAGAGCTTTTCCTGCTTTTCTTGTTGTTTTCTTTTGTCTACTAAACCCTTTTTCCTTTCTCATTTCCAATTAGTAACTCCTTTTCTAAATTTGAAATTTCTACTTTTACTAATTCATTAACACCAGCTGTTGCTTCTAAAGTTTTTACTCTTAAATAGTTTTGACTATATCCATATGAGCATCCGTCTTCTTTTATCTCTTCAACTAAAACCTCTAGTTCTTTTCCTATATATTTTTCTCTTCTTTCTTTTCCCATCTCTTTTCTTAGAGTTTCTAAAACTTCAGCTCTTTTCTTTTTTACATTTCCATCAATTTTATCTGTAAATGTATTTGCTAAAGTTTTCTCTCTGTCTGAATATTGGAAAACATGTAAATCTGAGAATCCTATACTTTTTATTACTTCATATGTATTATTAAACATCTCATCTGTTTCTCCTGGGAATCCCACAATAACATCTGCTGTATATTCCATATTTTCAACATTTTCTCTAAGCTTCAATAATCTTTCTTGGATAAGTTCTGCACCATAATTTCTTCTCATTCTTTCTAAAACTGTATTATCACAAGATTGTAATGATATATGTAAATGTGGCATTAACTTATTACTGTTCTCTCTCATAATCTCTATAAATCTATCTGATATCTTATCTGGATACATAGAACCTATTCTAACTCTTTCAACTCCTTCTAGCTTAACTACTGTTTCTAAAAGTGTTTCTAAATTAATATCAGAGTCTAAATCTTCACCATAAGCACCTAAATTTATTCCAATGATAATAAACTCTTTAAATCCTTCTTTTGTTAATACTTCTATCTCTTTACAGATACTTTCTAAAGAACGAGATCTACTTTTTCCTCTACCAAATGGTATCTTACAATATGAACAGAAATTATTACATCCATCTTGTATTTTTATATACGCTCTTGACATCTCTCTTAAAGTAGCAAACTCATACTCTTCGTACGTTCTCTCTTCAAAAATATTCTCTGTTAATACTTTTGATTTTTTATTTTCAATATCTTGAATAAAATCTACTAGACCACTTTTATTACTATTTCCAACAACAAAATCAATCTCTTCAATCTCTAGTAATTCTTTTGAATTTGTCTGAGCATAACAACCTGTAACAATAACAATTGATTCAGGATTCATTTTTTTAGCTCTTCTTAACACATTTCTTGTTTTTTTATCAGCTATACTTGTTACTGTACATGAGTTAACAATATAAATATCTGATTTATTTTCAAAATTTTCCTCTTCGTATCCTATTTTTATTAATTGATTCTTTATACTTTCACTTTCATATTGATTAACTTTACACCCTAATGTATAGAAAGCTACTTTTTTATTATTAAAATTCATTTACTAATATTCCTCCTACTATAATTGAGGCAGTTTCAGCTCTTAATATTCTCTTCCCCAAAGATACAGGCATAACACCTTTCTCTGTTAAGAACTCAATCTCCTCTTTATCAAATCCCCCCTCTGGACCAATTATATATAAAACTTTCTTAGGTTTATTTTCAACTTTATTTAAAATATTTCTTAGTGAGTTTTTATCTTCACATTCATATGGAACAAACATTAAATCATACTCTTTATAATTTAGTTCTAATAATTTTTTCGGTTCTCCAATTTCTACTAATTTAACAGCTTGGCACTGCTTTGTTGCTTCTTTTACTATTAGATCCCATTTATCTTTTTTCTCAGTAATTTTAGCCACACCTCTTTTTGTTAATAGTGGTGTTATTTTACTTACCCCAATCTCTGTCAATTTTTGAATTGTTAAATCCATTTTATCATTTTTTAAAATTCCTATAGCAGCTTCTATATAAACTTCAGAAGAAAATCTATCTTCATTTCTTTCTAAAATTTTAGCTTCTATTATCTTTTTCTCTATATTTAAAACTTCACAAATATACTCATATTCTCCATCTACAGCTCTTATTATCTCTCCTGGCTTTATTCTAAAAGCATTTTTCAAATGGTTTATGTCATTTTTGTCCACTATTTCTATTATTTCATTTGCTATATTGTCTTTAGATATTATAACACTTATCATTATAAACTCCTATATCATATCCTTATTTTTTATTAGCTCTGCTAAAGTTGTTCCTTCTAAAATTTTAGTCATAGCTATATCTAATTTACTCCATATACAAGTCGTTGAGCACTCGTCATCAACACAAGAACAATTTTTGCTTTTATTATTCTCATTACAATCAATAACTTTAACTTCATCATCTAATATTTTATACAATTCATGTAATGTTATATCTTCAGGTTCCATTGAAAGTTTATAACCTCCATTCGGTCCTCTTTTTCCTTGAATTATATTTTCATTTTTTAATTTAAATAAAATTTGCTCTAAATACTGAACTGAAATATCCTCTGATTCTGATATCTCTTTTATTCGAGCTAAGTTTCCCTTTTGAGAAGCTTCAGCTATATATACTAATGCTTTTACACCATATCTAACTTTTGTACTTATTTTCATCCTCTTACTCCTTTATCTCAAAATGATTATAAGCCTTTTCTGTAACCATTCTACCACGACTAGTTCTTTTAATATAACCAATTTTAACTAAATAGGGTTCATATACCTCTTCTATTGTTCTTCTATCTTCTCCCAACATCAAGGCTAAAGTTTCAACACCTACTGGACCACCACCATAATTTTCTATTATAGCTTTTATAATATCTCTATCTAATTCATCTAAACCTTGTTTATCTACGCCTAAAATATTTAGTGCTTTTATAGCGCTATTTAAATCAACTACTCCATTTCCTTTTATTTCACAATAATCTCTAACTCTTTTTAATAATCTATTTGCAATTCTCGGAGTTCCTCTACTTCTCAAAGCAATCTCTTTTGCTCCCTCTTCTTCAACTTTGACACCTAAAATAGCGCCACCTCTTTTTACTATTCCTTCAAGTTCATTTTCTTTATAATAGTCCATTCTATGAACTACTCCAAATCTATCTCTTAAAGGAGAACTCAAAAGACCCGCTCTAGTTGTAGCTCCAATTAAAGTAAATGGTGGTAATTCTATTCTTATTGATCTCGCTGAAGGTCCTTTTCCAATAATAATATCTAACTCTCCATCTTCCATAGCTGGATATAAAATCTCCTCTACCGACGTATTCAATCTATGAATTTCATCAATAAATAATATATCATTCTCTTCTAATGATGTTAAAATAGCTGCTAAATCTCCAGCTTTATCTAATATTGGTCCTGAAGTTATTTTTAAGTTAACTCCCATCTCTGTAGCTATTACTCCTGCTAAAGTTGTTTTTCCTAACCCAGGTGGTCCATATAAAAGAATATGATCTATGCAACCACCTCTTTTTTTTGCAGCTTCTATAAAAATACTCATTTTTTCTTTTAATGATTCTTGACCGATATATTCAGCTAATCTTTTTGGTCTAAGATTTTTTTGAACTTCTCCTTCAAATTCCAACTCTTCATTAGAAACTATCCTATCCATTTTTTCTCCTTAAATAAAAACTGTTATTACAAATTGTACAACTCCAATAAGTCCACCTAAAATAGCTCCAATTATTTCTATATGTTTCAACTCTTTCTTTGCTAAAGAAAAAGTTATTCTCTCTAGCTCTTCCAAAGAAAATCCATCTACTTTTTCAACTATAATCTCTTTAAAATCAACATTTTTTTCTAAAGTTTCAAATAACATTCCAATTATTTGATCTTTATTTTCCATTATCGACCCTTTTATAGCATCTTTTATTTTATTTAAAGCTGATTCATTTAAAAACATAGCTATCATTGGAAATCTCGTTGTTATCTCTGATGCTAACTTTTTTTCTAATATACTGTCAATTACTCTTTCCATTTCAACATCTAAATTTGCATTTTCTAATTTTTTTGTTATATCATCTAATGATATTAGTTCATTTTGAATTGTATCTGCTAAAGTTATTCCTATTTCATGTCTTCTTTTAGGAATTAAACCTTGGATTTTAAAAAACCCTAAGTTTATCTCTTTATATGGTCTAAATAACATCTTTATTGCAATATAGTTTGTAACCCATCCAATCATCGATCCAATAACAATTAAAAGTAACGCTTTTACTAACATCTTCTCACCTTTTCAATTCCTTATCAGTTTTATAAATTATTATTTATTATACCATTTTATACCTATATATCCAATACATTTTTTGGGCTTTTACTTCTAAAAAAATCACTAACCTTGATTTTTTTCTTGTATTATTTTTTATTTGTGTTATAATACTTCAAATAATTATGAGGAGGAAAGTAATGAAACAAAAAATAGTTTTTAATACAAATGCATATTACTACTATTATTTAACCTAGGATTGGTATTTTTGTTTCATGAAAAAATACGAATCCATTTTGCGTTACTTTAATAGTAGTGAGTGGATTTGTTACATAGAACTGGTAAATTACAGCCTGTGGATAAAATCCACAGGCTTTTTTGTTTTTTAAAAAATTTTTAGGAGGAGTTTATTATGTTTATTTTAGAAAGTATCGTTAATTTTTTAAATTCAATTCTTTGGGGGAAAAATATATTAGTTGTTTTACTTATTTTTTCAGGTGTTTTCTTTACAGTAAAAACTAATTTTGTTCAACTTCGTTTTTTAAAGCATATGGTTAAGCTTTTAACGGATAAATCAAATAGTGATTCTGAAAATCTTTCACCTTTTCAAGCCTTTTGTATAAGTACTGCAACTAGAGTTGGAGCTGGTAATTTAGCTGGTGTTGTTAGTGCAATTTCTATTGGTGGTGCAGGTTCAATTTTCTGGATGTGGGTTGTTGCGTTTTTAGGTTCTGCTACAGCATTTGTAGAAACTACTTTAGCTATGATATTTAGAGAAAAAGATAAAACTGGTCATTTTTATGGCGGTCCTTGCTTTTTTTTAAAAAATGGTCTTGGTAAAAAAAGTTGGGGTGTTGCTTTTGTGATAACTGGTATTATTTGTTGGGCAGGAGTTTTACAAGTTGTTTCAAACTCTGTTACCGAATCATTTAATGTAGCTTTTAATATTAGCCCAATGGTTATTTCTGCTCTTTTAACACTATTAGCAGCTATTGTAATCTTTGGAAAAACAGATAAAACAGCTAAAGTTTTAGATAAAGTAGTTCCTATTATGGCTGTAATGTACCTTGTTATTGTCTTTTTTATAATCATTAAAAACTTCGCTCTTTTACCTCAAGTTTTTTCTCAAATATTCTCAGAAGCTTTTGGAATTAGACAAGGAGTTGGAGGAACTATTGGAGCTATTATTATGCAAGGAGTTAAAAGAGGACTATTTTCTAATGAAGCTGGAACAGGTAGTGCTCCTTGTGCAGCGGCTAGTGCTACAGTTTCTCATCCAGTTCAGCAAGGACTAATTCAAAGCTTAGGGGTTTTTGTAGATACTTTTATAATCTGTACAGCTACAGCTTTAGTTATGCTACTTACTAAAGCCTCTGTTATAGATGGATTAAACGGTATGGAGTTATTACAAAAATCATTCAATTACCATCTGGGTTCAACTTTCGGTGAAATATTTGTAGCTATAATACTTTTTCTTTTCTGTTTCTCTACTCTTTTAGGAATCTGCTTCTATGGAAAAGTTAATATTAAGTTCTTAACTGACAAAGAGTTTGGACAAATACTTTTTAAAATCTTTGCTCTTTCAATGATCTTTATAGGAGGAATACAACAAAATTTCTTTATGTGGAATCTTGCTGATCTTGGTTTAGCTCTTATGACTATTATTAATTTATCTGGTGTATTCCCTCTATCAAAATTTGCATTTGATTCATTAAAGGATTACCAGTCTAGGTTTAATCCTATAAAGGCATAATAAAAAAGGAGAAAAACATTGTTTTTCTCCTTTTTTTATTTTACTTAGCGTACTCTACAGCTCTAGTTTCTCTTAATATTGTTACTTTTATTTGTCCTGGATACTGCATAGTTTCCTCTATTCTTTTAGCTATGTCTCTAGCCATTTTTGTAGCTGCATCGTCTGATACAATTTCTGGATTTATTATAATTCTTATCTCTCTACCAGCTTGAATTGCATAAGAAGATTCTACTCCATCAAATGAAGTTGCTATCTCTTCTAATCCTTCTAATCTTTTTAGATATGTTGATAACGTTTCTCTTCTTGCTCCTGGTCTTGAAGCTGATATTGCATCTGATGCTTGAACTAAAATAGCCTCTACACTTTCAAATTCAACTTCGTTATGATGAGCCATAACAGCGTTTATAACTGCTGGTTTTTCACCAAACTTTTTCAAGAACTCTCCTCCAATTATTGCATGAGATGCTTCTATATCGTGATCTAAAACTTTTCCTACATCATGTAAAAGTCCAGCTCTTTTCGCTAACTTAGTATCTGCACCTAACTCAGCTGCTAGATTTGCAGCTAATTTAGCTACCTCTATCGAGTGAGTTAAAACATTTTGACCATAGCTTGTTCTATATTTTAACTTACCTAATGTTTTAATTATTTCCATATGCATTCCTGGAATTCCTAACTCTAAAAGAGCCTGTTCTCCAGCTTCTATAATATCTTTATCAATTTCTTTTCTAGATTTATTAACAACTTCTTCTATCTTACCTGGATGAATTCTTCCATCATTTATAAGTTTTTCAATTGCTCTTCTAGCAACTTCTCTTTTTACACCATCAAAACTTGATAAAACAACAGCTTCTGGAGTATCATCTATTATTATATCCACACCTGTTAAAGCTTCTATTGTTCTTATGTTTCTTCCTTCTCTACCTATAATTCTACCTTTCATTTCATCATTCGGTAGATTTACAACTGATACAGTAGCATCTGCAACAAA
Above is a genomic segment from Cetobacterium somerae ATCC BAA-474 containing:
- a CDS encoding DUF445 domain-containing protein, which encodes MLVKALLLIVIGSMIGWVTNYIAIKMLFRPYKEINLGFFKIQGLIPKRRHEIGITLADTIQNELISLDDITKKLENANLDVEMERVIDSILEKKLASEITTRFPMIAMFLNESALNKIKDAIKGSIMENKDQIIGMLFETLEKNVDFKEIIVEKVDGFSLEELERITFSLAKKELKHIEIIGAILGGLIGVVQFVITVFI
- a CDS encoding alanine/glycine:cation symporter family protein is translated as MFILESIVNFLNSILWGKNILVVLLIFSGVFFTVKTNFVQLRFLKHMVKLLTDKSNSDSENLSPFQAFCISTATRVGAGNLAGVVSAISIGGAGSIFWMWVVAFLGSATAFVETTLAMIFREKDKTGHFYGGPCFFLKNGLGKKSWGVAFVITGIICWAGVLQVVSNSVTESFNVAFNISPMVISALLTLLAAIVIFGKTDKTAKVLDKVVPIMAVMYLVIVFFIIIKNFALLPQVFSQIFSEAFGIRQGVGGTIGAIIMQGVKRGLFSNEAGTGSAPCAAASATVSHPVQQGLIQSLGVFVDTFIICTATALVMLLTKASVIDGLNGMELLQKSFNYHLGSTFGEIFVAIILFLFCFSTLLGICFYGKVNIKFLTDKEFGQILFKIFALSMIFIGGIQQNFFMWNLADLGLALMTIINLSGVFPLSKFAFDSLKDYQSRFNPIKA
- the rny gene encoding ribonuclease Y, with the protein product MNLMLGVGLAIVGFAIIFSIMYKKSTIDKKIEELNNLEDEKLKAKIKAKEILERAEKESLAKSKEIEIKAKETVYQMKEEAEKEIKIAKNELLQKEGRLAKKEETLESKIEKVESRAVELEEINQNLENKKTEIEDLKKVQEETLERISEMTRNEAKEMLISKLKDDLVHETALAIREYENKLEDEKDRLSKRILSTAIGKASSEFVADATVSVVNLPNDEMKGRIIGREGRNIRTIEALTGVDIIIDDTPEAVVLSSFDGVKREVARRAIEKLINDGRIHPGKIEEVVNKSRKEIDKDIIEAGEQALLELGIPGMHMEIIKTLGKLKYRTSYGQNVLTHSIEVAKLAANLAAELGADTKLAKRAGLLHDVGKVLDHDIEASHAIIGGEFLKKFGEKPAVINAVMAHHNEVEFESVEAILVQASDAISASRPGARRETLSTYLKRLEGLEEIATSFDGVESSYAIQAGREIRIIINPEIVSDDAATKMARDIAKRIEETMQYPGQIKVTILRETRAVEYAK